A genomic window from Lotus japonicus ecotype B-129 chromosome 1, LjGifu_v1.2 includes:
- the LOC130728585 gene encoding microtubule-destabilizing protein 60-like isoform X1, with amino-acid sequence MATAQNAVAAAVTPRRCRSKIQELPKHAENLNPNVLQQQQQQSPGCRKPLIPNSSSSASSISPSSPSPSSSPVVSKSCSVTASKSQKPKNPAIPISSFTPRTKIRQRKFVVAKKTQKEEEQEKEKERSAGETTSFCKCKEKKGSGGGIRGKCLCVAYHNLRKSQEEFFKNRCDGDDDGGDEDEEIECVVETEEMGNGGLGETECGGLAMKRTRERLVKAAMEKESGPQSGGSGKVKNLVQAFEKLLLAGPISKDEGDHKEKEEEEEEKEPQQNDHKVMKWPPTNLTLTSQNLGLDPRDSVSSSWDSGRGSCSLSRRTSNGGRSSRRNSLESSSTFGGRRWKKKQQKITNPRPFKLRTEQRGMLKEEEFVKKVQEMMTEEEKQRVPVAQGLPWTTDEPECLVKPPVKEITIPVDLKLHSDVRAVDRAEFDNQVAEKLSLMEQYKLEKERQQKLEEEEEIRRLRRELVPKAQPMPYFDRPFIPRRSMKNPTMPRTPKFHKKIKCSSASWSDMSTYSFLN; translated from the exons ATGGCCACCGCCCAGAACGCCGTCGCAGCAGCCGTGACTCCACGGCGGTGCCGATCCAAGATTCAAGAATTGCCCAAACACGCTGAGAATCTCAACCCTAATGttctccaacaacaacaacaacaaagcccaGGTTGTAGAAAACCATTGATCCctaactcttcttcttctgcttcttcaatttcaccatcttctccttctccttcttcttcccctGTTGTGAGCAAGTCTTGCTCTGTAACTGCCAGCAAGTCTCAGAAGCCGAAGAACCCTGCTATCCCCATTTCCTCTTTTACCCCTCGGACCAAGATCCGTCAGAGGAAGTTCGTTGTGGCGAAGAAGACGCAGAAGGAGGAGGAACAGGAGAAAGAGAAGGAGCGTTCTGCAGGcgaaacgacgtcgttttgcaAGTGCAAGGAGAAGAAAGGGAGTGGCGGTGGAATCAGGGGTAAGTGCCTATGTGTGGCTTACCACAATCTGAGGAAGTCACAGGAAGAGTTCTTCAAGAATCGgtgtgatggtgatgatgatggtggtgatgaagatgaagaaattgagTGTGTGGTTGAAACAGAGGAAATGGGAAATGGTGGTTTGGGTGAGACAGAGTGTGGAGGTTTGGCAATGAAACGCACGAGGGAGAGGTTGGTGAAGGCGGCAATGGAGAAGGAGAGTGGTCCTCAAAGTGGGGGGTCTGGGAAAGTGAAGAATTTGGTGCAGGCTTTTGAGAAGCTTCTTCTGGCTGGACCCATTTCCAAGGATGAAGGAGATCATAAGGagaaggaagaggaggaggaggagaaggaaccTCAACAGAATGATCACAAGGTGATGAAATGGCCACCGACAAATTTGACTTTGACATCCCAAAACCTTGGTTTGGATCCACGTGattctgtttcttcttcttgggatAGCGGTAGAGGAAG CTGCAGTTTGTCTAGGAGGACATCCAATGGGGGAAGAAGCAGCAGGAGAAAT AGCTTGGAATCATCAAGCACTTTTGGGGGAAGGAGGTGGAAAAAGAAGCAGCAGAAAATCACCAATCCAAGGCCATTCAAGTTAAGAACTGAG CAAAGGGGAATGTTAAAAGAGGAAGAATTTGTAAAGAAGGTACAAgagatgatgactgaagaagagaagcaGAGGGTACCAGTGGCTCAGGGTCTTCCTTGGACAACTGATGAACCTGAG TGCTTGGTAAAACCTCCAGTGAAGGAAATTACTATACCGGTTGACTTGAAGCTTCATAGTGATGTGCGAGCAGTGGATCGCGCTGAGTTTGACAATCAG GTAGCAGAAAAGTTGAGCCTAATGGAGCAATACAAATTGGAGAAAGAGAGACAACAAAAG ttggaagaagaggaagaaatcAGAAGGTTGAGGAGGGAACTTGTGCCAAAAGCACAGCCCATGCCATATTTTGATAGGCCTTTTATCCCAAGGAG
- the LOC130728585 gene encoding microtubule-destabilizing protein 60-like isoform X2, with the protein MATAQNAVAAAVTPRRCRSKIQELPKHAENLNPNVLQQQQQQSPGCRKPLIPNSSSSASSISPSSPSPSSSPVVSKSCSVTASKSQKPKNPAIPISSFTPRTKIRQRKFVVAKKTQKEEEQEKEKERSAGETTSFCKCKEKKGSGGGIRGKCLCVAYHNLRKSQEEFFKNRCDGDDDGGDEDEEIECVVETEEMGNGGLGETECGGLAMKRTRERLVKAAMEKESGPQSGGSGKVKNLVQAFEKLLLAGPISKDEGDHKEKEEEEEEKEPQQNDHKVMKWPPTNLTLTSQNLGLDPRDSVSSSWDSGRGSLSRRTSNGGRSSRRNSLESSSTFGGRRWKKKQQKITNPRPFKLRTEQRGMLKEEEFVKKVQEMMTEEEKQRVPVAQGLPWTTDEPECLVKPPVKEITIPVDLKLHSDVRAVDRAEFDNQVAEKLSLMEQYKLEKERQQKLEEEEEIRRLRRELVPKAQPMPYFDRPFIPRRSMKNPTMPRTPKFHKKIKCSSASWSDMSTYSFLN; encoded by the exons ATGGCCACCGCCCAGAACGCCGTCGCAGCAGCCGTGACTCCACGGCGGTGCCGATCCAAGATTCAAGAATTGCCCAAACACGCTGAGAATCTCAACCCTAATGttctccaacaacaacaacaacaaagcccaGGTTGTAGAAAACCATTGATCCctaactcttcttcttctgcttcttcaatttcaccatcttctccttctccttcttcttcccctGTTGTGAGCAAGTCTTGCTCTGTAACTGCCAGCAAGTCTCAGAAGCCGAAGAACCCTGCTATCCCCATTTCCTCTTTTACCCCTCGGACCAAGATCCGTCAGAGGAAGTTCGTTGTGGCGAAGAAGACGCAGAAGGAGGAGGAACAGGAGAAAGAGAAGGAGCGTTCTGCAGGcgaaacgacgtcgttttgcaAGTGCAAGGAGAAGAAAGGGAGTGGCGGTGGAATCAGGGGTAAGTGCCTATGTGTGGCTTACCACAATCTGAGGAAGTCACAGGAAGAGTTCTTCAAGAATCGgtgtgatggtgatgatgatggtggtgatgaagatgaagaaattgagTGTGTGGTTGAAACAGAGGAAATGGGAAATGGTGGTTTGGGTGAGACAGAGTGTGGAGGTTTGGCAATGAAACGCACGAGGGAGAGGTTGGTGAAGGCGGCAATGGAGAAGGAGAGTGGTCCTCAAAGTGGGGGGTCTGGGAAAGTGAAGAATTTGGTGCAGGCTTTTGAGAAGCTTCTTCTGGCTGGACCCATTTCCAAGGATGAAGGAGATCATAAGGagaaggaagaggaggaggaggagaaggaaccTCAACAGAATGATCACAAGGTGATGAAATGGCCACCGACAAATTTGACTTTGACATCCCAAAACCTTGGTTTGGATCCACGTGattctgtttcttcttcttgggatAGCGGTAGAGGAAG TTTGTCTAGGAGGACATCCAATGGGGGAAGAAGCAGCAGGAGAAAT AGCTTGGAATCATCAAGCACTTTTGGGGGAAGGAGGTGGAAAAAGAAGCAGCAGAAAATCACCAATCCAAGGCCATTCAAGTTAAGAACTGAG CAAAGGGGAATGTTAAAAGAGGAAGAATTTGTAAAGAAGGTACAAgagatgatgactgaagaagagaagcaGAGGGTACCAGTGGCTCAGGGTCTTCCTTGGACAACTGATGAACCTGAG TGCTTGGTAAAACCTCCAGTGAAGGAAATTACTATACCGGTTGACTTGAAGCTTCATAGTGATGTGCGAGCAGTGGATCGCGCTGAGTTTGACAATCAG GTAGCAGAAAAGTTGAGCCTAATGGAGCAATACAAATTGGAGAAAGAGAGACAACAAAAG ttggaagaagaggaagaaatcAGAAGGTTGAGGAGGGAACTTGTGCCAAAAGCACAGCCCATGCCATATTTTGATAGGCCTTTTATCCCAAGGAG